One Pseudomonas abieticivorans genomic region harbors:
- a CDS encoding ABC transporter ATP-binding protein, which produces MSSPILELKDLDVHYGPIQALKKVSMHINEGETVSLIGSNGAGKSTLLMSIFGQPRASGGQIVYRGIDITQKSSHYIASNGIAQSPEGRRVFPDMSVEENLMMGTIPIGDKHASEDMQRMFELFPRLKERRNQRAMTMSGGEQQMLAIARALMSRPKLLLLDEPSLGLAPIVVKQIFSTLRELAKTGMTIFLVEQNANHALKLSDRAYVMVNGEIRLTGTGKELLVNDEVRNAYLGGH; this is translated from the coding sequence ATGAGCAGTCCGATCCTCGAACTGAAAGACCTGGACGTGCATTACGGGCCTATCCAGGCCTTGAAAAAAGTCTCGATGCACATCAACGAAGGCGAGACCGTCAGCCTGATCGGCTCCAACGGCGCGGGCAAGTCCACGTTGCTGATGTCGATCTTCGGCCAGCCGCGCGCCAGTGGCGGGCAGATCGTCTACCGGGGCATCGACATCACCCAGAAGTCCTCCCACTATATTGCCAGCAACGGCATCGCCCAGTCGCCGGAAGGCCGCCGGGTGTTCCCTGACATGAGCGTGGAAGAGAACCTGATGATGGGCACCATCCCCATCGGCGACAAGCACGCCAGCGAAGACATGCAGCGCATGTTCGAACTGTTCCCCAGGCTTAAGGAGCGCCGCAACCAGCGCGCCATGACCATGTCGGGCGGCGAGCAGCAAATGCTCGCCATCGCCCGCGCCCTGATGAGCCGGCCCAAGCTGCTGCTGCTGGACGAGCCGTCGCTGGGCCTGGCGCCCATCGTGGTCAAACAGATCTTCAGCACCCTGCGCGAGCTGGCCAAGACCGGCATGACCATCTTCCTGGTGGAGCAGAATGCCAACCACGCGCTCAAGCTGTCGGACCGGGCGTACGTGATGGTCAACGGCGAGATCCGGCTGACGGGCACGGGCAAGGAGTTGCTGGTGAATGATGAGGTGAGGAACGCCTACCTCGGCGGGCACTGA
- a CDS encoding transglutaminase family protein, whose product MSAQYQITHDTHYEYDSPVSLAQQLAHLWPRPCAWQVCQARDLQINPEPTRRVDELDVFGNPLTRLVFERPHDELRVCAELLVQVLPRPALDFSLSSPWEHTRSALCYSGGPMNDELLEACRYRFESPYVRLKRSFVEFSQSCFAPGTPTLQGVQALMEKIFEEFTFDAEATQVATPLVEVLERRRGVCQDFAHLMLACLRSRGLAARYVSGYLLTQPPPGQPRLIGADASHAWVSVFCPVLGWVDFDPTNNIQPALEHITLAWGRDFSDVSPLRGVILGGGSHDPDVQVTVMPLHEA is encoded by the coding sequence ATGAGCGCGCAGTATCAGATTACTCACGACACCCACTACGAATACGACAGCCCGGTGTCCCTGGCCCAGCAACTGGCGCACTTGTGGCCGCGCCCCTGCGCCTGGCAGGTGTGCCAGGCGCGGGACTTGCAGATCAACCCCGAGCCTACCCGTCGCGTTGATGAGTTGGACGTGTTCGGCAACCCGCTGACCCGCCTGGTATTCGAACGGCCCCATGACGAACTGCGGGTGTGTGCCGAACTGCTGGTCCAGGTGTTGCCGCGGCCGGCGCTGGACTTCAGCCTGTCATCGCCGTGGGAACACACCCGCAGTGCGCTGTGTTACAGCGGCGGGCCGATGAACGATGAGCTGCTGGAAGCCTGTCGCTATCGGTTCGAGTCGCCCTACGTACGCTTGAAGCGCAGTTTCGTCGAGTTCTCGCAAAGTTGCTTCGCCCCTGGCACGCCGACGCTGCAGGGTGTGCAGGCGCTGATGGAGAAGATTTTCGAGGAGTTTACCTTCGACGCCGAAGCGACCCAGGTAGCCACGCCTCTGGTCGAAGTGCTGGAGCGCCGTCGGGGCGTGTGCCAGGACTTCGCCCACTTGATGCTGGCCTGCCTGCGCTCGCGCGGGTTGGCGGCGCGCTATGTCAGCGGCTACTTGCTGACCCAGCCGCCGCCCGGCCAGCCGCGCCTGATCGGCGCCGATGCGTCCCATGCCTGGGTCTCGGTATTTTGCCCGGTGTTGGGGTGGGTGGATTTTGACCCTACCAACAACATCCAGCCGGCGCTGGAGCACATCACTCTGGCCTGGGGCCGGGACTTTTCCGATGTGTCGCCGCTGCGCGGAGTGATCCTGGGCGGGGGCAGCCACGACCCGGACGTGCAGGTCACGGTCATGCCCCTCCACGAAGCTTAA
- a CDS encoding HupE/UreJ family protein: MTLKKLLAAAALLLTPALAFAHPGHGDNGLLAGISHPFTGMDHLLAMIAVGLWAAQQKGAARWALPCTFVGTMLIGGVLGFEGMHLPAMENAIAASVLALGLAVALAVRPPVALAVAATALFALFHGVAHGLELPDMSSPWAFAGGFVAATATLHAIGYGVVRFLPQAAAPLVRALGALSAMAGAWMLAA; the protein is encoded by the coding sequence ATGACCCTGAAAAAACTCCTGGCAGCCGCCGCCCTGCTGCTGACCCCCGCCTTGGCCTTTGCCCACCCTGGCCACGGTGACAACGGCCTGCTCGCCGGCATCAGCCACCCCTTCACCGGCATGGACCACCTGCTGGCCATGATCGCCGTGGGCCTATGGGCTGCACAGCAGAAAGGCGCCGCGCGCTGGGCCCTGCCGTGCACCTTCGTCGGCACCATGCTGATCGGCGGCGTGCTGGGCTTTGAAGGCATGCACCTGCCAGCGATGGAAAACGCGATTGCCGCCTCGGTGCTGGCGCTAGGCCTGGCCGTGGCCCTGGCCGTTCGCCCACCGGTGGCATTGGCGGTTGCCGCCACGGCTCTGTTTGCCTTGTTCCACGGCGTAGCCCATGGCCTGGAGCTGCCGGACATGTCCAGCCCTTGGGCGTTTGCCGGCGGCTTCGTGGCGGCAACGGCGACATTGCACGCCATAGGCTATGGCGTGGTGCGCTTCCTGCCACAGGCGGCGGCCCCGCTGGTGCGGGCGCTGGGGGCGTTGTCGGCGATGGCGGGTGCGTGGATGTTGGCGGCCTGA
- a CDS encoding ABC transporter ATP-binding protein has protein sequence MSEEIVLSVENLMMHFGGIKALSDVSLKVRRNSIFALIGPNGAGKTTVFNCLTGFYKATGGRIELSTRGIKTNVIQLLGESFQATDFVSPKSFASRLYYKMFGGTHLVNRAGLARTFQNIRLFKEMSVVENLLVAQHMWVNRSMIAGILNTKGYRQAESNALDTAFYWLEVVDLVDCANRLAGELSYGQQRRLEIARAMCTRPQVICLDEPAAGLNPHETEALSGMIRLLRDEHDMTIVLIEHDMGMVMGISDDIVVLDHGNVIAAGGPEQIRNDPKVIAAYLGADEEELV, from the coding sequence ATGAGCGAAGAAATCGTTCTGTCGGTCGAGAACCTAATGATGCACTTCGGCGGGATCAAGGCCCTCAGCGATGTGAGCCTGAAGGTGCGTCGCAACTCGATCTTTGCTCTGATCGGCCCCAACGGCGCCGGCAAGACCACCGTGTTCAACTGCCTGACCGGCTTCTACAAAGCCACCGGCGGACGCATCGAGCTGTCCACGCGCGGCATCAAGACCAACGTGATTCAGTTATTGGGCGAGTCCTTCCAGGCCACCGATTTCGTCTCGCCAAAAAGCTTTGCCAGCCGCCTGTACTACAAGATGTTCGGCGGCACCCACCTGGTCAACCGCGCGGGTTTGGCGCGTACCTTCCAGAACATTCGCCTGTTCAAGGAAATGTCGGTGGTAGAGAACCTGCTGGTAGCCCAACACATGTGGGTCAACCGCAGCATGATCGCCGGCATCCTCAACACCAAGGGCTACCGCCAGGCCGAGAGCAATGCGCTGGACACCGCCTTCTACTGGCTGGAAGTGGTGGACCTGGTGGACTGCGCCAACCGCCTGGCCGGCGAATTGTCCTACGGCCAGCAACGGCGGCTGGAAATCGCCCGGGCCATGTGCACGCGGCCCCAGGTAATCTGCCTGGATGAACCGGCGGCAGGCCTCAACCCCCACGAAACCGAAGCGCTGAGCGGGATGATCCGCCTGCTGCGCGACGAACACGACATGACCATCGTGCTGATCGAGCACGACATGGGCATGGTGATGGGCATTTCCGACGATATTGTGGTGCTCGACCACGGCAACGTGATTGCCGCCGGTGGGCCGGAACAGATCCGCAACGATCCGAAAGTGATCGCGGCCTATCTGGGCGCTGATGAAGAGGAGTTGGTATGA
- a CDS encoding ABC transporter permease subunit — MDGIFLQQMINGLTLGSVYGLIAIGYTMVYGIIGMINFAHGDVYMISAYLAAIGLAVLSFFGVESFPFLILGTLAFTIVVTGVYGFVIERVAYKPLRNSTRLAPLISAIGISLILQNYAQIAQGPNQQGVPTLLSGGWRFDIGTGFVQITYTKMFILVAAFLGMGVLTYIIKYTKLGRMCRATQQDRKMASILGINTDRVISYVFIIGAAMAALAGVLITVNYGTFDFYAGFIIGIKAFTAAVLGGIGSLPGAMLGGLILGVAESQFSGLINSDYKDVFSFALLVLILIFRPQGLLGRPLVAKV; from the coding sequence ATGGATGGTATTTTCCTGCAACAAATGATCAACGGCCTGACCCTCGGTTCGGTCTACGGCCTGATCGCCATCGGCTACACCATGGTTTACGGCATCATCGGCATGATCAACTTCGCCCACGGCGACGTGTACATGATCTCTGCCTACCTCGCCGCCATCGGCCTGGCAGTCCTGTCGTTCTTCGGCGTTGAATCCTTCCCTTTCCTGATACTCGGCACACTGGCGTTCACCATCGTGGTGACCGGGGTCTACGGTTTTGTCATCGAGCGGGTGGCCTACAAGCCCCTGCGTAACTCCACCAGGCTGGCACCGCTGATCAGTGCCATCGGTATCTCGCTGATCCTGCAAAACTATGCACAGATCGCCCAAGGCCCCAACCAACAAGGCGTGCCCACGCTGCTGAGTGGTGGCTGGCGGTTCGATATCGGCACCGGCTTCGTGCAAATTACCTACACCAAAATGTTCATCCTGGTTGCGGCGTTCCTGGGCATGGGCGTGCTCACCTACATCATCAAGTACACCAAGCTGGGCCGGATGTGCCGCGCCACCCAGCAAGACCGCAAGATGGCCTCCATTCTGGGCATCAATACCGACCGGGTGATCTCCTACGTCTTCATCATCGGTGCCGCCATGGCCGCGCTGGCCGGCGTGCTGATCACGGTCAACTACGGCACCTTCGATTTCTACGCCGGTTTCATCATCGGCATCAAGGCCTTCACCGCCGCCGTACTGGGCGGGATCGGCTCGCTGCCGGGCGCCATGCTCGGCGGGTTGATCCTGGGGGTTGCCGAGTCGCAGTTCTCCGGGCTTATCAACTCTGACTACAAAGACGTGTTCAGCTTCGCCCTGCTGGTGCTGATTCTGATCTTCCGACCCCAAGGCCTGTTGGGTCGTCCACTCGTGGCGAAGGTATAA
- a CDS encoding ABC transporter substrate-binding protein, with amino-acid sequence MSQTFYRKGFLALAVATALGVSSFVQAADIKIGVAGPMTGANASFGEQYMKGAQAAADEINAHGGVNGGKIILVQGDDACEPKQAVAVANKLADQDKVAGVVGHFCSSSTIPASEVYGDAGIIAITPGSTNPQVTERGLTAMFRMCGRDDQQGIVAGDYIVDVLKGKKVAVINDKDTYGKGLADATAAQLTKRGVKPVLEEGLTRGEKDFSALVTKIRGVGADVVYFGGLHPEAGPLVRQLREAGLKDVKFMSDDGVVTDELVTTAGGAQFVDGVYMTFGADPRLLPDSKAVVDQFRKSGYEPEGYTLYAYASIQALAAGFNGAKSDKGEDAAKWLKANPVKTVMGEKTWDAKGDLKVSDYVVYQWDKTGKYHQLEKQK; translated from the coding sequence ATGTCGCAGACGTTTTACAGGAAAGGTTTTCTGGCTCTCGCAGTGGCTACTGCGCTGGGTGTTTCTTCGTTTGTACAGGCAGCCGACATCAAGATCGGCGTGGCAGGCCCAATGACCGGTGCCAACGCATCGTTCGGCGAGCAATACATGAAGGGGGCGCAGGCCGCTGCTGATGAAATCAACGCCCATGGCGGCGTGAACGGCGGCAAGATCATTCTGGTTCAAGGCGACGACGCGTGCGAGCCAAAACAGGCCGTGGCGGTGGCCAACAAACTGGCCGACCAGGACAAGGTTGCCGGTGTAGTAGGGCACTTCTGCTCGTCTTCGACGATTCCCGCTTCCGAGGTTTACGGTGATGCCGGCATCATCGCCATCACGCCAGGCTCCACCAACCCGCAAGTCACCGAGCGTGGCCTGACCGCAATGTTCCGCATGTGCGGTCGTGACGATCAGCAGGGCATCGTGGCCGGTGACTACATCGTCGACGTGCTCAAAGGCAAGAAAGTCGCGGTCATCAACGACAAGGACACCTACGGCAAGGGCCTGGCTGACGCCACTGCTGCCCAGTTGACCAAGCGCGGCGTGAAGCCGGTACTCGAAGAAGGCCTGACCCGTGGCGAGAAAGACTTCAGCGCCCTGGTGACCAAGATCCGTGGCGTCGGTGCCGACGTCGTCTACTTCGGCGGCCTGCACCCGGAAGCCGGCCCACTGGTTCGCCAACTGCGCGAGGCAGGCCTCAAGGACGTGAAGTTTATGTCCGATGATGGCGTGGTGACTGACGAGCTGGTAACCACCGCAGGTGGCGCACAATTCGTCGATGGCGTGTACATGACCTTCGGCGCCGACCCACGCCTGCTGCCAGACAGCAAGGCGGTGGTAGACCAGTTCCGCAAGTCCGGTTACGAGCCTGAAGGCTACACCCTGTACGCCTACGCCTCGATCCAGGCCCTGGCCGCAGGCTTCAACGGTGCCAAGTCCGACAAAGGCGAAGACGCCGCCAAATGGCTGAAGGCCAACCCTGTGAAAACCGTGATGGGCGAGAAGACCTGGGACGCCAAGGGCGACCTGAAAGTCTCCGACTACGTGGTTTACCAGTGGGACAAGACCGGCAAATACCACCAGTTGGAAAAACAGAAGTGA
- a CDS encoding TIGR00730 family Rossman fold protein → MPLKSVCVFCGASTGSNPAYRQAAQALGQALAARKLTLVYGGGAVGLMGIVADAALAAGGEVIGIIPESLNSLEIGHKGCTRLEVVDGMHARKARMAELSDAFIALPGGLGTLEELFEVWTWGQLGYHGKPLGLMEVNGFYSKLSGFLDHLVQEGFVREHHRGMLQMDESPDALLDALDAWQPVVLPKWVGQTPT, encoded by the coding sequence ATGCCTTTGAAATCCGTCTGCGTGTTCTGCGGCGCCAGCACCGGCAGCAACCCTGCCTATCGCCAAGCTGCGCAGGCTTTGGGCCAGGCGCTGGCCGCGCGCAAGCTGACCTTGGTGTACGGCGGCGGCGCCGTCGGCCTGATGGGTATCGTCGCCGATGCCGCGCTGGCCGCCGGCGGTGAAGTGATCGGGATCATCCCCGAAAGCCTGAACAGCCTGGAAATCGGCCATAAGGGCTGCACCCGCCTGGAAGTGGTCGACGGCATGCACGCGCGCAAGGCCCGCATGGCCGAACTCAGCGATGCATTCATCGCCCTGCCCGGCGGCTTGGGCACGCTGGAGGAGTTGTTCGAGGTGTGGACCTGGGGCCAACTGGGTTACCACGGCAAGCCGCTGGGCCTGATGGAAGTGAACGGCTTCTACAGCAAGCTCAGCGGTTTTCTCGACCACTTGGTGCAGGAAGGCTTCGTGCGAGAGCACCACCGCGGCATGCTGCAGATGGACGAATCGCCAGACGCCCTGCTCGATGCATTGGACGCCTGGCAGCCGGTGGTACTGCCCAAGTGGGTTGGGCAAACACCCACTTAA
- the livM gene encoding high-affinity branched-chain amino acid ABC transporter permease LivM produces MSAAINKPIEIKKSLIDAVMAGLLALIVFGPIVGVVLQGYSFNLEPTRVAWLVAAVMLGRFLISLFLQTSKGIALSHGMERGGSGVHVLAPGHKSALRWVIPLIIVLAIVFPVFANKYILTIVILGLVYVLLGLGLNIVVGLAGLLDLGYVAFYAIGAYGLALGYQYLGLGFWSALPLSAIAAALAGCILGFPVLRMHGDYLAIVTLGFGEIIRLILNNWLSFTGGPNGVPVPSPTFMGLEFGRKAKEGGVPIHEFLHIDYNPNLKFVFIYAVLFLVVLAVLYIKHRLTRMPIGRAWEALREDEIACRSMGLNHVLVKLSAFTLGASTAGLAGVFFASYQGFVNPTSFTFFESALILAIVVLGGMGSTVGVVIAAFVLTVAPELLRSFAEYRVLLFGFLMVLMMIWKPRGLIRISRTGVVPRKGVAP; encoded by the coding sequence ATGTCTGCTGCCATTAATAAACCGATTGAAATCAAAAAAAGCCTGATCGACGCAGTGATGGCCGGCTTGCTGGCACTGATCGTGTTCGGGCCGATCGTGGGCGTGGTGTTGCAGGGCTACAGCTTTAACCTGGAGCCCACTCGGGTGGCTTGGCTGGTGGCTGCGGTGATGCTGGGGCGGTTTCTGATCAGCCTGTTCCTGCAGACCTCCAAGGGCATTGCCCTGAGCCACGGCATGGAGCGCGGCGGTTCCGGCGTGCACGTGCTGGCGCCCGGCCACAAGTCGGCGCTGCGCTGGGTGATCCCGTTGATCATCGTGCTGGCGATCGTGTTCCCGGTGTTCGCCAACAAATATATCCTCACCATCGTCATCCTAGGTCTGGTCTACGTATTGCTGGGCTTGGGCCTGAACATCGTGGTGGGCCTGGCCGGCCTGCTCGACCTGGGTTACGTGGCGTTCTACGCCATCGGTGCCTACGGCCTGGCGCTGGGCTATCAATACCTGGGCCTGGGCTTCTGGTCGGCGCTGCCCTTGTCTGCCATCGCGGCGGCCTTGGCAGGGTGCATATTGGGCTTCCCGGTGTTGCGCATGCACGGCGACTACTTGGCCATCGTGACCTTGGGCTTTGGTGAAATCATTCGCCTGATCCTCAACAACTGGCTGTCGTTCACCGGTGGCCCGAATGGCGTGCCAGTGCCGTCGCCGACGTTCATGGGCCTGGAGTTCGGGCGCAAGGCGAAAGAGGGCGGGGTACCGATCCACGAGTTCCTGCACATCGACTACAACCCCAACCTCAAGTTCGTATTCATCTACGCGGTGCTGTTCCTGGTGGTGCTGGCCGTGCTGTACATCAAGCACCGGTTGACCCGCATGCCCATCGGACGCGCTTGGGAAGCACTGCGTGAAGACGAGATCGCCTGCCGCTCCATGGGCCTGAACCACGTGCTGGTCAAGCTCTCGGCGTTCACCCTGGGGGCCTCGACCGCAGGCCTTGCCGGTGTGTTTTTCGCCAGCTACCAAGGCTTCGTCAACCCCACCTCGTTCACCTTCTTCGAGTCGGCGCTGATCCTGGCCATCGTGGTGTTGGGCGGCATGGGTTCGACCGTGGGCGTGGTGATCGCAGCCTTCGTGCTCACCGTGGCCCCGGAACTGTTGCGCAGCTTTGCCGAATACCGCGTGTTGCTGTTTGGCTTCCTGATGGTGCTGATGATGATCTGGAAACCACGTGGCCTGATACGCATCAGCCGCACCGGCGTGGTCCCGCGTAAAGGAGTTGCGCCATGA
- a CDS encoding SDR family oxidoreductase, producing MTSTVFITGATSGFGEACARRFAEAGWSLVLTGRREERLSALAAELSKQTKVHTLVLDVRDRKAMEAAIEGLPPEFAKLRGLINNAGLALGVDPAPKCDLDDWDTMVDTNVKGLMYSTRLLLPRLIAHGKGASIVNLGSVAGNYPYPGSHVYGATKAFVKQFSLNIRCDLQGTGVRVTNLEPGLCESEFSLVRFGGDQARYDATYAGADPIQPQDIADTIFWIMNTPAHINVNSLELMPVTQSWSGFAIERPNKG from the coding sequence ATGACTTCCACAGTGTTTATCACCGGCGCCACTTCCGGTTTTGGCGAGGCCTGTGCCCGTCGTTTTGCCGAGGCCGGCTGGTCGCTGGTGCTCACTGGGCGCCGTGAAGAGCGCCTGAGCGCGCTGGCGGCCGAGCTGTCCAAGCAGACCAAGGTGCACACCCTGGTGCTGGACGTGCGCGACCGCAAGGCCATGGAAGCCGCCATCGAGGGCCTGCCGCCCGAGTTCGCCAAGCTGCGCGGGCTAATCAACAACGCCGGCCTGGCCTTGGGCGTGGATCCGGCGCCCAAGTGCGACCTGGACGACTGGGATACCATGGTCGATACCAACGTTAAAGGCCTGATGTACAGCACCCGCCTGCTGCTGCCGCGCCTGATTGCCCACGGCAAGGGCGCGAGCATCGTCAACCTGGGGTCGGTGGCGGGTAACTACCCGTACCCAGGCAGCCACGTGTACGGCGCCACCAAGGCGTTCGTGAAGCAGTTCTCGCTGAACATCCGTTGCGACCTGCAGGGCACTGGCGTGCGCGTCACCAACCTTGAGCCCGGCCTGTGTGAAAGCGAGTTCTCGTTGGTACGCTTTGGTGGCGACCAGGCGCGTTATGACGCGACCTATGCCGGTGCCGACCCTATCCAGCCGCAGGACATTGCCGACACTATCTTCTGGATCATGAACACGCCGGCGCACATCAACGTCAACAGCCTGGAGCTGATGCCGGTGACGCAGTCGTGGAGCGGGTTTGCCATCGAGCGGCCGAACAAGGGCTGA
- a CDS encoding AGE family epimerase/isomerase: protein MPDLSDAFSAVHQHFLKTIVPLWQGPGWNADMALPYEALDPEQRPMPVQRYRAMACARQLFLFSSLIEQPGAPARAAALFRSLQQHFHDAEHGGWFYSINAAGEPLDRSKDLYTHAFIIFACAHYWAKVREPLVESVLNAALNVVLERFATDDGLYEATLGQDWSALGSGALQNPLMHLAEAFLATVQVREDARVTQALHDLCTAMHTHFIEPANGVMLEKPRTAVDNWFEPGHQFEWFYLLESSDLLRGNALHQAVDRSFAYAEQIGVREGAVLSMLEVDGSVRDATQRIWAQAEYLRALTLRPGSEQRVAEQLAALREGFLHSGGWYECRDASGAVSRKDMPSTTPYHLATCYMGLAQAL, encoded by the coding sequence ATGCCTGACCTGTCTGACGCCTTTTCGGCGGTGCACCAGCACTTTCTGAAAACCATCGTGCCGCTATGGCAAGGCCCCGGCTGGAACGCCGACATGGCGCTGCCCTATGAAGCGCTGGACCCCGAACAGCGGCCCATGCCCGTGCAACGCTATCGGGCCATGGCCTGCGCGCGGCAGTTGTTCCTGTTTTCCAGCCTGATCGAGCAACCCGGCGCGCCAGCCCGAGCGGCAGCGTTGTTCCGCTCCCTGCAGCAGCACTTTCACGACGCCGAGCACGGCGGCTGGTTCTACAGCATCAATGCGGCGGGCGAACCGCTGGACCGCAGCAAAGACCTGTACACCCACGCTTTCATTATCTTCGCCTGTGCCCATTACTGGGCCAAAGTGCGCGAGCCCTTGGTGGAGTCAGTGCTCAACGCCGCCCTGAACGTGGTGCTGGAACGCTTCGCCACGGATGACGGCCTGTATGAAGCCACGCTGGGCCAAGACTGGTCGGCACTGGGCAGCGGCGCCCTGCAAAATCCCTTGATGCACTTGGCAGAAGCCTTTTTGGCCACGGTGCAAGTGCGTGAGGACGCCCGCGTGACCCAGGCCTTGCACGACTTATGCACAGCCATGCACACGCACTTTATCGAACCTGCCAACGGCGTGATGCTAGAAAAACCACGCACGGCTGTGGATAACTGGTTTGAACCCGGCCATCAGTTCGAGTGGTTCTACTTGCTGGAATCTTCCGACCTACTACGCGGCAATGCCTTGCATCAAGCGGTGGATCGCTCCTTCGCCTACGCCGAGCAGATCGGCGTTCGCGAGGGCGCTGTTCTGTCGATGCTGGAAGTGGATGGCAGCGTGCGCGATGCCACCCAGCGCATCTGGGCGCAGGCAGAATACCTGCGCGCCCTGACCCTGCGCCCAGGCAGCGAACAGCGTGTGGCCGAGCAGTTGGCAGCCTTGCGCGAGGGGTTTCTGCACTCGGGTGGGTGGTATGAGTGCCGGGATGCGAGTGGGGCCGTTAGCCGCAAGGACATGCCTTCGACCACGCCCTACCACTTGGCGACGTGCTACATGGGCTTGGCCCAAGCCCTGTAG
- the azu gene encoding azurin codes for MFAKVVAVSVLTLAASTAFAAECKIDVDSTDSMTFDTKAIAIDKSCKTFTVNLGHSGSLAKNVMGHNWVLSKAADAQPIAADGMAAGIDKNYLKEGDARILAHTKIIGAGEKDSVTFDVSKLTAGEDYAFFCSFPGHISMMKGTVTVK; via the coding sequence ATGTTTGCCAAAGTTGTTGCTGTTTCCGTGCTGACCCTGGCTGCCAGCACCGCCTTCGCCGCCGAATGCAAGATCGATGTCGACTCCACCGACTCCATGACCTTCGACACCAAGGCCATCGCCATCGACAAGAGCTGCAAGACGTTCACCGTAAACCTGGGCCACTCGGGCTCGCTGGCCAAGAACGTCATGGGCCACAACTGGGTGCTGTCCAAGGCTGCCGACGCGCAGCCGATCGCTGCCGACGGCATGGCCGCCGGCATCGACAAGAACTACCTGAAAGAAGGCGATGCGCGCATCCTCGCCCACACCAAGATCATTGGTGCCGGCGAGAAAGACTCGGTGACTTTTGACGTGTCCAAGCTGACCGCAGGCGAAGACTATGCGTTCTTCTGCTCCTTCCCCGGCCACATCTCGATGATGAAAGGCACCGTCACCGTCAAGTAA
- the pncB gene encoding nicotinate phosphoribosyltransferase, translating into MSESVFADRIVQNLLDTDLYKLTMMQAVLHNYPNVEVEWEFRCRNGEDLRPYLAEIRYQIERLCELSLTAEELAFLERINFMKPDFLRFLGLFRFNMRYLHTSIENDQLCIRLRGPWLHVILFEVPLLALVSEVRNRYRHQTVKLDQARDQLYRKFDWLNANASADELAELQVADFGTRRRFSYTVQEEVVTLLKRDFPGRFVGTSNVHLARKLDLKPLGTMAHEWIMAHQQLGPRLIDSQIAALDCWVREYRGLLGIALTDCITMDAFLGDFDLYFAKLFDGLRHDSGDPIIWAEKAIAHYQKLGIEPMSKTLVFSDGLNLPKSLEIFRALRGRINVSFGIGTNLTCDIPGVEPMSIVLKMTDCNGQPVAKISDEAAKTQCRDENFVAYLRHVFKVPAVG; encoded by the coding sequence ATGAGCGAGAGCGTATTCGCCGACCGCATCGTGCAGAACCTGCTCGACACCGATTTGTACAAGCTGACAATGATGCAGGCGGTGCTGCACAACTACCCCAACGTCGAGGTTGAATGGGAATTTCGCTGTCGCAATGGCGAAGACTTGCGCCCCTACCTGGCCGAAATCCGTTACCAGATCGAACGCCTTTGCGAACTGAGCCTGACGGCTGAAGAGCTGGCTTTTCTGGAGCGCATCAACTTCATGAAGCCGGACTTCCTGCGCTTTCTGGGGCTGTTCCGCTTCAACATGCGCTACCTGCACACCAGCATCGAAAATGATCAGTTGTGCATCCGCTTGCGTGGGCCGTGGCTGCACGTGATTCTGTTCGAAGTGCCGCTGCTGGCACTGGTGAGTGAAGTGCGCAACCGCTACCGCCACCAGACCGTCAAACTGGACCAGGCGCGGGACCAGTTGTACCGCAAGTTCGATTGGCTGAATGCCAACGCCAGTGCCGATGAGTTGGCTGAACTGCAGGTGGCTGATTTCGGCACCCGCCGTCGCTTCTCCTACACAGTGCAGGAAGAAGTAGTCACGTTGCTCAAGCGCGACTTCCCGGGGCGATTTGTCGGCACCAGCAACGTGCATCTGGCGCGCAAACTGGACCTCAAGCCCCTGGGCACCATGGCCCACGAGTGGATCATGGCCCACCAGCAATTGGGCCCGCGGCTGATCGACAGCCAGATTGCCGCGCTGGATTGCTGGGTGCGCGAGTACCGCGGGCTGCTGGGCATCGCCCTGACCGATTGCATCACCATGGACGCCTTCCTGGGCGATTTTGATTTGTACTTTGCCAAGCTGTTCGACGGCCTGCGCCACGACTCGGGTGACCCGATCATCTGGGCAGAGAAAGCCATCGCCCACTATCAAAAGCTCGGCATCGAACCGATGAGCAAGACGTTGGTGTTTTCAGATGGGTTGAACCTGCCCAAGTCCCTGGAAATATTCCGGGCACTGCGTGGGCGGATCAATGTGAGCTTTGGTATCGGTACCAACCTGACGTGCGACATACCGGGCGTGGAGCCCATGAGCATCGTGCTGAAGATGACCGATTGCAACGGCCAGCCGGTGGCGAAGATTTCCGATGAAGCAGCCAAGACGCAGTGCCGCGACGAAAACTTCGTCGCGTACCTGCGCCATGTGTTCAAGGTGCCTGCCGTCGGTTGA